The Triticum urartu cultivar G1812 chromosome 5, Tu2.1, whole genome shotgun sequence genome contains the following window.
ATGACCATGAGCACGAGCACCATCGGCAGGATCAGCTGCGGGTAGCACACCAGGTACAGGAACATCACGTGGACCAGAATCGTCGACAGTGGGTTCTTCCACTCGCAAATGTCGTCGAACCGTTTGGCGACGGCGATGGCGCCGGAGTAGAGGGAGGCGATGCGTTGGAAGTTGGACTGGCTACGACGCAGGCTGAACATTTGTGGGTCTACGTCGAGCATGTACTCCACCACCTCCCTCCGCAGTGGCGGCTCTGCCCTGGCCAGCCGCGTGACCACCCTCTGCACCGCCTCCGCCTGCAACCAGAGGGGGTCCACCTGCGGCATCGTGATCGGGTCGGTGTGGTGTATGCGTATCGTGGGAGGCAGCGGTTTGCCGTACGTGGCCAGCATTTTGGCCCACGACCTGCAGGTGAAGCGGACGGCGAGCTGGAGTTCGCCGGTCATCTTCAGCCCCGTCGGGGTGAGCACCATGAGCGGGTAGTGTTGGCTGTACATGCGGTTGGTCTCGAGGGTGGCGAGGCGGATGCGCACCTTGCCCATCTGCTGGTCATCACCCCCTTGCGAGGAGGAGAGATGGCAGTCGTCGAAAACTGCGACGGTGACGACGGTGTTGAGGTCCAGCACGTTCCAGGTGTACTGCTCGTTCCACTGCGGCACCGCCGTGGCGAACAACGTGCCTGTGCGCACCCACTTCTCGCCGTACTTGACGACGCAGTAAGGGTCGGTGAGCCCCCCTTCTTTATCCTTCATGCTCACCAGGCCTCGTGCGCTAAGGATGTCCACCTCCAAGATGCCAATGGCGCCCTTGCGGAGCTTCTTCACCGATGACGAAAAAGCACGTAGTTTGAATGTGTTTTTTACCTGCAAATTTCAAGTTTTTATGTTGTATGGTATAACATAAAAGAAACGGAAATGATAAAATGTAGAGACATGTGCGGTTGATAATAAAATAAGAGACGTTCCGGTCGAATTCATCGATCTCGATATGTGTCGGCTAATTATCTCGGAGGTGCTCATGGGCAGTCAGCGTGTGTGTGTTCATAAAGACGGGTATATGTGCGTGTATGTGAGTATCTGCGATTGAATTGTGTTCGAGAGAAAACCCTTATTTCCATTTTTTTGGGTTTTTGtattttttggtattttctatttttatttatcCCCCATTTCCTTTCATTTCTTCTGTTTTTGTTTCATTTTATTTTCTATGTTTTTGTTTAGAAGTAATATAATATTTTTGACAACTAAATGAACACCTTTTTAAACTCCATAATATATGTGCACTTTGTATTTATCCAAACGGTCTTCCTTAAGTTACTATTCTGACTACCCATCACATGCTTCATGCTGAGTGCTGAGTGCAGCTCACATAGGTGCGGCTATGTATGAGAGCGGCGTTGCAGAGGCCGGGCACCAGACAGTTCGTTATCCCCTTCGTGGGTGTGGGCCTCGTGATTCACTTCTGTCAGACCTTTTGAAAGTAAACGAGCCAATATACATCTAGATGAATAGTGCAACTGTATATCAGTGAATGAGATAACACTGTTTGATGCATGTGATGATTGATTTGACTGCTCGAAATCAAACACGGTGAAATTAAGGCTCACCCTTCACGGAGGACAAAAGTATCAATATTCTACTCTATtcggccacctcatcattgcatGCTGCAGCCATGTCTCATTCTGGGCAACTTTCTGTAAATGTACCGCCGCGCATTTCTCTGTTTTTATAAAACTAATCCTCAAAGTAGTGTACAACTTGCTACTTACGATGTCAAAAAAATCTTATATTTTGAGACGGACAGAGTAATTACTACCTTCGGCCGGGTTTACTAGTCCCCTCACATTTTAGGTCATATTTTAACAATAACTTTAACTAATAAAATGAAACTCATATGTAGCAAAAGTCATATTATTAAAAACTAAATTCAAATACATATTTTTATGAGGTGCATTAATATTTTATTAGTCAAACATGTGATCAAAGTTTGATCCAAAATACAGTGAGGACTAAAAAACCTGGACGGAGGTAGTAATTAGTTGTGCTTTTTTCAAAGCTCTTTCAAGATGGTTCTTTTACCCCTAAGAGATAAGAGAAATATTTGGTCAGAACCGCCCATTCATCAAGGTATATTTGACCACACATAATATTATGGCAATTTATTACCAAAAGGGAAATATTTAAATATTTGCCTCATATCTTTTTATTTTAATCTACTAAAAAAATCACATTCAATCCTCGTACGTCTATGTTGTATCTATCATATGAAGATAAATAACTCCCCTAAAAAAAGATGGATAATTATAATGTTGTGGAATATGATACATATCTATGGAATCCTAAATATTTGTATATACACTACAATCTACAAATGGCATTATTATAATTTGTCTAGATTACAACCTAATAATCATCACCATAATTAACAGTATGTGTACTCGCATTATTATGAGAGAGTTAGTAAAAATTAGATGTACACATGTCATGCTAGGAACGTGTTTGAATTTTTATTGTGTGAGAAATACACTAAACTTTGTCCGTTATACATTCTCTTCTCAAGGAAATAAAATGTGCAAGAACATTGGTACACATGGGTGCTCTGTTAAAGAAAAATACTGATGGTATTTTGTCTGCTTTTTGCTATGATTTTGTCAACTATTATTCATTTAccatgcaaaagaaaaaaaaactagtATTCATTTTTGGTGTTTTCTAGAAACAATTTCTATGCATTCTCTATTGTTTAGCTCCCAGCCGACAAAATAATACATGCATAAACATATATCACAGAACTTGACAAACTTCTTATTTCATTTGTTATAGACATAATGATAAGGTACGTTCAGCAAAAGAAAATAGTTGGGAAAAATCAGCTAAACAAATGATTGGCAAAAAATCTGGCATTATTTAGATCTGTTATTTTTTTCTATGTATGCAAGCTTTTAAAGAAAGGGAATAAATTATAATAATTTTTCCTTGATTATACCGCAACAATGTCTAACCCCCATCCCATTATCAACGGTCTATTACCTCCTATTACATGTTGTATCAACCATTAATTCATTAAAATTTAACAGTCCATAATGATCTGGACCACCATAAAATTTTCCTAAAAAACTGTTGTGCCGCCGTTCAGAGTAGCACCATCCAGCGTTTTTCCCTCTCTAAAAGTTCTCCTTAATCCATCATCCTAAGTGTATCCGATGATTAAGTACAAACCAAAACACCTGTCGTTCTGCAAAGAAGACATGATGACACTGTACTAGCATGTGCCTACTGCCAGCCATCTGCTTTCGGCCCAGATTGGAAGTACCTCTTGCATGGGCCTATCCTAGAATACGGTGATATACGGCCTTGAAGTTGGGGCTGTAATTGCAATACGTCTGGCAACACATATCCCCGTGCTAGTTCGGCGGGTGGGATTCAGAGCTGCCTGCAGACCGGCCTCTGCAACTCTTTTTCGGGCTATGTATCTCTTATAGCGATACCTACCGCAGCGTCGCCTGCAGGGTGGCCTAATTGGGCCGGCCCAGCATGCAGGAGGAGCACTGACTCTCCGTAGCAACAATTCTCTTttactattttattttatttatatttctaaaatataataaaaatatttgaatttgaaaATAGTTTAGAACAGGTTccaatatttttttaaaaaaactgctCGAAGAACTTTTAAAAATGTTGATAgcattaaaaaaatgtttgggACAACTAAAAAATATTGATAGCACTAAACCAAATTTACATTTTTTTTTAAAATTCGATGCAATGTATTACTTTTTGCATAAAACAAATTGTACCATTCAAAAAAAGTACGTGATATTTGAAGAAAAGATTGTGCCCTACAAGAAAATGTTTGTGATACTTAAAGAAAAATGTAAATACAATGTAAAAAATATCAAAGTTGTACAAAATTTGTTTTCCAACAatgtgtatttgaaaaatgtttaaaCATGTATTAAAAATGCTCAATatatgtatttgaaaaaaatgaaCATCTGCGTATTTAAAAATCTTCACCCTGTATAAAAAAATTTACGTTTATACAAAAAATGTACAACGTTTACTGAAAAAACTAGACATGTGttgaaaaaaggaaaaaggaaaaaagacaaactcaaagaaaaaaaatcatgtaTAGGATAAAAAAATTGAGCGCGTATATGTAAACATATATTTAGACATATGTATATGGAGAACAAACAATGAGTACAAAAAAAAATAGACATGAAAACATATATCTAACAAAAGGTTAATCATGTATTTTAAAATGCTAAACATGTTTTAAAAATGTTTCTGTATACGAAAATGTACAGTATGTATGAAAAAAGTAGACATCAAAAGATGTATTTATAAAAAATGTCAATCATGTATTCAAAATCGTTAAATGCGTTAAAATGTTTTTCATGTAGACGAAAAATGTACAGTATGTATGAAAATGTAGACATATGTCGAAAAAACCAAAAGAAACCGATGAAAActaaaaaagaaacaaagaaaacagaagtacagaacaaaaataaaaataaaaatataaaaatataataATTTTAAGCCCGACAACGCAATAATTTTGTACTTGTGGCAAAGagaatctcttcaaagttgaatGTATACAGAGTACATATATAGCCTACAAATAAAACTTAGCTTcactttatttattttatttttatttaaaaGTAAGCACGGCCCACTGATTCAAAATATAACAAATTACGTTAGAACTACATCCACTGTTCAACACTACATGACTTGCTAGAAAGGCCGACACCAAACTTTTCTGATTTTGACCATTATATTTCTCATGGAAAATAATTTAATAATATACCATTTTCATAAATTTTACATTTGCATATTCATAGCAGAGGAAAAGTGATGGTCAAATTTAAACATTGGAGACTATACAAAATCTAAAACCTTATGTACTTTCGAATGAAGGAAATCTTTTCTTTCATATAAAATTAATTGAAATCGTttgaatatatatatatcataATAGGTTTCGTTATATTAACTTGATGTTATCTTTGTTGCTAATATTCCTATATTGATGATTAAACTTAAAAATGTTTGATTGAAGACTTTCTAAAACTAATATTATGATCCATGTTAAAAGAAGGTTCTAGTGTCGAAAGAGGGATGTGTGACTAAAGCAATTAGCGTTATCGGACTCATGACATTATTCCTCGAGCACCAAAGCTCGTAGTTTAGAAGCTCAAATGATCCCAAGTTTCCAACGCAAGGATTCGAGTGGTATCTGTAGCGATCCAGAAGTAAAGAAAGCAATACATAAATTCCCAAAATTTTGATATACCTGGGTTGTTTCCATTTCACGAAGTCTATCAATTATATTTAGTGCACTAGTTGGCCTTTTCTTTGGATCGAAGTCTCTGCACTCTAAAGCTGTCTCGTAGCATACTCGTATCTGTTCGCATAGTGTATCTTGTTGGGATCTCTCCAACCTTTCACTCCAACTTTCAATTACCTAAAAAATTGCATTGGTGTGTTATGGTCTATGAAATGAACCAGCAACATCTTACTATACAGGAAAATTATCGACCACATACATTTAAGCATCAAACTAATACAACAAATTTCTATAAAAGTAAAATATGGAGTGCGGCGTTTTGGTGCTCGGGCTACATGGAGCCCTTTTTTGAAACATTAAAAAACATTTTAAAGTTTCAAAAAATTCGTTTCCACATTTACATATGGATGTATACTACATATGTATAAAATTTCATGAGAAAATACATTGATTCGTGAGCTACACAAAAAGTGAAAATTATTGGTTTTATATAGTAACAATACACACACTGTCCACTGTTTTCAATGTCAGCAATTTGTGTTTCTTATGTGTAGCTCTCATGTTAATGTATTTCATCATGAATTTGCGAGTATGCGGTATATATCCATATCATACTGTGGATTTAGTCTCAGAATTTTCGAAGCATTTAAATAATTGTTTTGATTTTTTCCAAAAAATAAACGAGCTCCAATGAATTTCTGTAAAATATGTCCCAATAGATTCAAGTCAGATCTATCACCATGTAAATTGCACTTTCATGTTTGATCAAAATAAGTAGAAATAAAATGTATAATTATTCTTGCAAATGATAAGATATGTTAATATTGCGCATCATTTTAGTTCCCATATTTTCCTGCGGTTGCATTAATATTGCGCAGATTTTCTAGTGGCGTGTGACtgtttttggggggggggggggcatgcaAAATGTGCTTTCTACTAGCAGGTGTGCTTCCATAAATGATATTATGCAACATCTCAATCTAAATTGTAATGAAAATATGCGAAGTATGACCTTGAAAACTATTTAAAAGTCAATCCTTCTTAGCCTAAAAGGAAATTGAGCTTTTATCTTCCTAACAATGACATATGTTGTTCTTACATCATCGGTAGCTTGATGCCCCTTCTGCCCAGTCAGTATTTCAATGATGATAACACCAAGACTATACAAGTCAGCACTGCGTGCAATTACACCACCTTCGCGAAGTTCTGGCGCCAAATATCCCCTATAAAAGTTTTGACCAATTAATGTAAGAAGAGAGTACATTTTAATGACATATCATGAAACACTGACTTTAATTCAAAGAGAAGTCATCTAGCTTACATTGTCCctataatagtttttgtaatatCCTGGCTTTGATTTTCGTCGAAGCATCTCGATAGACCAAAATCAGTTAATTTTGGTGTCATACTATCATCAAGCAGTATATTGGCTGGTTTCAGATCCAAATGAACAATATGGTTCTCATGAAGGTACTGTAGACCCTCACAAATCCCTTTAATTATTTTATAGCACGTTCTCCACTCACGACTTGCATCTATAAAGGGGAGAGGAGAAACCGGGTTTACGATTTGATGTCTTGACTTTTGAAAACCACTCCCTCTGTCCCACAATATATAGTTTGCAAAACCATCTTATATTGTGGGACAAAGGAAGTAGATGTTATATGACACATTGTAGTAAATGAGAATAAATAAAGAGAAAAGTTAGAGGCCACATGGTCGTACTCTTACCCATGATATACTTATCAAGACTGCCTTTAGGTATATATTCGAAGCAAAGCAATCTTTCATGAACATCTGCCATGACAAGTTTCTTGTCAAATTTTTCCATACTTCCTTGCCTGTCGGCGCAATATCCTAAAAATCTTACTACATTTTTGTGCTTGACCCGCATGAGACATTGAACCTCTCGATGAAATTCCGTTTCATCCATTAAAGCGTTGGACAGCCTCTTCACGGCGACCGCCCTATTGCCAATTATTCCCTGCTTTCGGAGCATGCAGGCCCTGTTAGCATATCATCGGTTTGATTCCGAGTTACCAAATCAAGCATGATGAGGATTGCAATGTATACATACCTTATAAACGACTGCAAATCCACCGCTTCCAATCTGTTGGTCATCAGAGAAATCACCTGTAATGTCCTGTAAAAGTGATAATGGCAGGGCCTTGGGCTCTGCGGTTTCATCGGCTAACATCTGCTCTAGGTCACTTCGTGCAGTGCTAGCTTTGCGTTCCATTTGCAGTCAGTAAGCAATTAACCTGAAAAGTTAGAGCAAACTGATTATATACTGTATGTAGTATGAGCCTGCCAGACCAAGATCCCCAATTACTCGGGTAGCTAATTAATAGTGATATCGATATGCTATACAGTACCGAACAAATTAAGATCACTCACCTGTATATTATGCAAATACAAAGCAGTAATGTTGACTTTGGCTCCCCTTGTTGCGTTTACTGCTGCGACTCAAACTCTCTCCGAGCCGTGCCGCTTGACAGCGCAGTCTAGTTGCAAGAGAGCTGCGACCAATTAGTGATAATCTGCAGAcgccagcagcagcagcagcttctCAGATTGAAGCTAGCGAGAACACGATCTGCAATTTGGGACCCATTCAGTGAAAAGAAACTGAGAATTACCACCTGGACAGGCCGTGCTGCTGCCTCGTGAAGGCGATTGAGCTTCAGATTTAGCTGTCCAGTGAAGGGGATGGGGATTTGGTATCGGCCTATCAAGTCAACGGCACCTTGAGAACACGCTTGAGCTGCATCTGGATGAATGTGTCTCTGTGTGTGGTGCCAGCAGCATCCCAACCCCCCATATGATAGATAATACTGTGGACGCGGCTGCGCTGGCGAGAGTGCCGCGAGGATTCACACTGGAACACGCATGGACGAATTCAAAGCAAATGCGCACGGACGTTGCGGATTCTATATCCTAAACAGTATTTCTTTTAAACAAAATCAAACACGGATGTTGAGTACCGATGCAGAGTTCTGacaaaagaaagaaagaaagaaagaaacaaaCAATAGTGCCAATGCAGAGAATATCGGTCAGAATATGAATTGTATATGGAGCGTGCCAATAATGACACCGCGAGCTTCCATGGAGATTTATACATGAAACTAACAAAAAAATTATCCATGTGTCACCACCAGGAAGTATGGTTTTCATTATTCAACTGCAGGATGATACCTCTTGAATAACTCATTCTAAAGGGTAAATAGTACCGATAGGTCAATGGATTTTTCGCCGGGTTCTAGTCACTAGATCCCGTTGCACACTTGGCACAAAAAACAAATGTGGACAAGAAGTTAAGAAGGCTATTTGACGCCCCTGTAAACCCTTTAGGACATGCACACGTCGCCATGTCCTATAAACCCCCTTACGCCCCGTCGTTAGGCTAGCTGGCTAGCTCGTCAGTAACCCTTCGGCGAATTGGACCACCCCAAGCCTTGCTCGCCTACCCCACCTCACCCTCGCACACTAGTGCATCGTTTTGACACCAATCGCACGACCAGAGCATCCTGTAGCCCAATCTCAACGAGTACCGAACGTCAATGTCGCAACCTCGGTTCCCACAAGGTGAGCAAGCGTTTGACCTTTGCTGTCATGTCCAATGTGTTCATTGTGCTCTAGTGCGTCTTTCTGACCACACTTGTCACTAGGGAGCCCGAGACCGTTGAGTTTGATTTGAACTACAACTTCGCTGTCACCGTCATGACCCCCAACCACAccgctgatgtctactacacaaccttcttatagacgttgttgggcctccaagtgcagaggtttgtaggacaatagcaaatttccctcaagtggatgacctaagatttatcaatccgtgtgaggcgtaggatgaagatggtctctctcaagcagccctgcaaccaaataacaaagagtcttttgtttccccaacacatccaatacaatggtaaattttataggggcactagttcggcgaagagatggtgatacaagtgcaatatggatggtagatataggtttttgtaatctgaaaatataaaaacagcaaggtagcaagtggtaaaagtgagcgtaaacggtattgcaatgctaggaaacaagtcctagggttcatacttacactagtgcaagttctctcaacaataataacgtaattggatcatataactatccctcaacatgcaacaaagagtcactccaaagtcactaatagcggagaacaaacgaaaagattattgtagggtacgaaaccacctcaaagttatcctttctgatcgatctattcaagagttcgtactagaataacaccttaagacaaaaatcaaccaaaaccctaatgtcacctagataattcaatgtcacctcaagtatccgtgggtatggttatacgatatgcatcacacaatctcagattcatctattcaaccaacataaagaacttcaaagagtgccccaaagtttctaccggagagttaagacgaaaacgtgtgccaacccctatgcataagttcacgaggtcacggaactcgcaagttgatcaccaaaacatacatcaagtggatcacgtgagtatcccattatcaccacagataagcacatgcaagacatacatcaagtgttctcaaatccttaaagactcaatctgataagataacttcaaagagaaaactcaattcatcacaaggagatagagggggagaaacatcataagatccaactataatagcaaagctcgcgatacatcaagattgttccgaatcaagaacacgagagagagagagagagatcaaacaaatagctactggtacataccctcagccctaagggtgaactactcctcctcgtcatggagagcaccgggataatgaagatggccaccggagagggattctccccccttcggcagggtgccggaacgggtctaaattggttttcggtggctacggaggcttgcggtGGAGGAgcttccgatctaggttatgttctaaaagtttgggtatatataagaggtgttggcgtcgggaacaactcaggggggtctccgaggcGGCCATGAGATAGGAggcgcgcccggggggggggtagggtgcgcccccaccctcgtgatggcctcgggactcttctggtccatctccgatgctccatgggcttcttctggtccagaaatgatctccgtaaattttcaggtcaattgaactccgtttggttttccttttctgcgatactcaaaaacaaggaaaaaaatagaaactgacagtaggctctaggttaatacgttagtcccaaaaatcatataaaattgcatataaatgcatataaagcatctaagatggataatataatagcatggaacaataaaaaattatagatacattggagacgtatcaagcatccccaagcttaattcctgctcgtcctcgagtaggtaaatgataaaaacagaatttttgatgtgcaATGCTACTTaccataattatcaatgtaattttctttattgtggcatgaatgttcagatccgcaagattcaagacaaaagtttaatattgacataaaaacaataatacttcaagcatactaaccaagcaattatgtcctctcaaaataacatagccaaagaaagctcatccctacaaaatcatagaGTTTGGCCATGCTtaattttcgtcacacaaaatgctcccatcatgcacaaccccaatgacaagccgagcaattggttcatactttttaacgcgcttcagccttttcaacccttacgcaatacatgagcgcaagccatggatatagcactataggtggaatagcaTATGATGATGAGGGTTATGTGAGAGGACAAAAAAGGAGAAGGTCTCACATTGGCGCGGCTAATCAACGGCTATGGAGATggccatcaattgatgtcaatgtgaggagtagggattgtcatgcaacggatgcactagagctacaagtgtatgaaagctcatctaaagaaactaagtgggcgtgcatccaacttgcttgctcacgaagacctagggcattttgaggaagcccatcattggaatatacaagccaagttctataatgaaaaattcccactagtatatgaaagtgacaaaataagaaactctctaccatgaagatcatggtgctattttgaagcacaagtgtggaaaaaggatagtaacactatcccttctctctttttctctctgtttttttgtttgggcttctttggcctcttttttcatTTGGgcctttggcctctttttttcatAGTCTCCATCCttctttcctcacatgggacaatactctaataatgatgatcatcacacttttatttactcataactcaatgttacaactcgatactagaacaaaaatatgactctatgtgaatgcctccagcggtgtactgggatatgcgatgaatcaagagcgacatgtatgaaggAATTCTAAAAgtggcttcgccacaaatacgatgtcaactacatgattgtgggagtcctggattagggggtctccggacagccggactatc
Protein-coding sequences here:
- the LOC125511061 gene encoding FT-interacting protein 7-like isoform X3 — translated: MSHAGQAQKYVHERLLCFEYIPKGSLDKYIMDASREWRTCYKIIKGICEGLQYLHENHIVHLDLKPANILLDDSMTPKLTDFGLSRCFDENQSQDITKTIIGTMGYLAPELREGGVIARSADLYSLGVIIIEILTGQKGHQATDDVIESWSERLERSQQDTLCEQIRVCYETALECRDFDPKKRPTSALNIIDRLREMETTQVKNTFKLRAFSSSVKKLRKGAIGILEVDILSARGLVSMKDKEGGLTDPYCVVKYGEKWVRTGTLFATAVPQWNEQYTWNVLDLNTVVTVAVFDDCHLSSSQGGDDQQMGKVRIRLATLETNRMYSQHYPLMVLTPTGLKMTGELQLAVRFTCRSWAKMLATYGKPLPPTIRIHHTDPITMPQVDPLWLQAEAVQRVVTRLARAEPPLRREVVEYMLDVDPQMFSLRRSQSNFQRIASLYSGAIAVAKRFDDICEWKNPLSTILVHVMFLYLVCYPQLILPMVLVLMVMIGVWNYPRRPQNPPHIDTVLSYADQAQPDELEEEFDTFPTSTPDDIVKLRYDRLRSVAGTLQRELGDLAMHAERAQSLLSWRDHRVTPIFILLSLVVAVVLYWTPFKVVVVVMGLYFLLPSRFRSSRRRTSMVFNLYSRLPSKDDSML
- the LOC125511061 gene encoding FT-interacting protein 7-like isoform X4 — its product is METTQVKNTFKLRAFSSSVKKLRKGAIGILEVDILSARGLVSMKDKEGGLTDPYCVVKYGEKWVRTGTLFATAVPQWNEQYTWNVLDLNTVVTVAVFDDCHLSSSQGGDDQQMGKVRIRLATLETNRMYSQHYPLMVLTPTGLKMTGELQLAVRFTCRSWAKMLATYGKPLPPTIRIHHTDPITMPQVDPLWLQAEAVQRVVTRLARAEPPLRREVVEYMLDVDPQMFSLRRSQSNFQRIASLYSGAIAVAKRFDDICEWKNPLSTILVHVMFLYLVCYPQLILPMVLVLMVMIGVWNYPRRPQNPPHIDTVLSYADQAQPDELEEEFDTFPTSTPDDIVKLRYDRLRSVAGTLQRELGDLAMHAERAQSLLSWRDHRVTPIFILLSLVVAVVLYWTPFKVVVVVMGLYFLLPSRFRSSRRRTSMVFNLYSRLPSKDDSML
- the LOC125511061 gene encoding FT-interacting protein 7-like isoform X1, coding for MERKASTARSDLEQMLADETAEPKALPLSLLQDITGDFSDDQQIGSGGFAVVYKGIIGNRAVAVKRLSNALMDETEFHREVQCLMRVKHKNVVRFLGYCADRQGSMEKFDKKLVMADVHERLLCFEYIPKGSLDKYIMDASREWRTCYKIIKGICEGLQYLHENHIVHLDLKPANILLDDSMTPKLTDFGLSRCFDENQSQDITKTIIGTMGYLAPELREGGVIARSADLYSLGVIIIEILTGQKGHQATDDVIESWSERLERSQQDTLCEQIRVCYETALECRDFDPKKRPTSALNIIDRLREMETTQVKNTFKLRAFSSSVKKLRKGAIGILEVDILSARGLVSMKDKEGGLTDPYCVVKYGEKWVRTGTLFATAVPQWNEQYTWNVLDLNTVVTVAVFDDCHLSSSQGGDDQQMGKVRIRLATLETNRMYSQHYPLMVLTPTGLKMTGELQLAVRFTCRSWAKMLATYGKPLPPTIRIHHTDPITMPQVDPLWLQAEAVQRVVTRLARAEPPLRREVVEYMLDVDPQMFSLRRSQSNFQRIASLYSGAIAVAKRFDDICEWKNPLSTILVHVMFLYLVCYPQLILPMVLVLMVMIGVWNYPRRPQNPPHIDTVLSYADQAQPDELEEEFDTFPTSTPDDIVKLRYDRLRSVAGTLQRELGDLAMHAERAQSLLSWRDHRVTPIFILLSLVVAVVLYWTPFKVVVVVMGLYFLLPSRFRSSRRRTSMVFNLYSRLPSKDDSML
- the LOC125511061 gene encoding FT-interacting protein 7-like isoform X2 yields the protein MKPQSPRPCHYHFYRTLQVISLMTNRLEAVDLQSFIRACMLRKQGIIGNRAVAVKRLSNALMDETEFHREVQCLMRVKHKNVVRFLGYCADRQGSMEKFDKKLVMADVHERLLCFEYIPKGSLDKYIMDASREWRTCYKIIKGICEGLQYLHENHIVHLDLKPANILLDDSMTPKLTDFGLSRCFDENQSQDITKTIIGTMGYLAPELREGGVIARSADLYSLGVIIIEILTGQKGHQATDDVIESWSERLERSQQDTLCEQIRVCYETALECRDFDPKKRPTSALNIIDRLREMETTQVKNTFKLRAFSSSVKKLRKGAIGILEVDILSARGLVSMKDKEGGLTDPYCVVKYGEKWVRTGTLFATAVPQWNEQYTWNVLDLNTVVTVAVFDDCHLSSSQGGDDQQMGKVRIRLATLETNRMYSQHYPLMVLTPTGLKMTGELQLAVRFTCRSWAKMLATYGKPLPPTIRIHHTDPITMPQVDPLWLQAEAVQRVVTRLARAEPPLRREVVEYMLDVDPQMFSLRRSQSNFQRIASLYSGAIAVAKRFDDICEWKNPLSTILVHVMFLYLVCYPQLILPMVLVLMVMIGVWNYPRRPQNPPHIDTVLSYADQAQPDELEEEFDTFPTSTPDDIVKLRYDRLRSVAGTLQRELGDLAMHAERAQSLLSWRDHRVTPIFILLSLVVAVVLYWTPFKVVVVVMGLYFLLPSRFRSSRRRTSMVFNLYSRLPSKDDSML